GTAAGAACATAACTAAGAGAACTCAAGTGGCTTGAGTGAAATCTTAAGCTGAATGGTGCAGTAGCTCTTGAATATTCATAAACAAGGTAAAAACATTATGCACATAGCAAATCGTGCTAGACGTAGGAGGAGGAAACcccaaagaaaaaagaaaaaaaaacacaaaaagaaaATCCTACAATCATTGATCTAGGGCAATCTATGTGCTGATCCTGAAGTGCTAAATGACATTTCCCAAGAGTGTGTAGCTGTCATAATTCTTGAAAGAGATTGGACAATCTCATCTGTACTAGGGCGACGTGAAGGATCTTTTCTTATGCAGTTATCGATTAATCTGACCATGGCAATGGCAAGTTCTGCAGGGTACTTCCCTTGAAGGGAAGGGTCGATGAAGTTGCCCAAATTCTCCTTTGCATCTTCGTCATGAAGCACAGGGATCAACACCTCAGCCAAGTGTGTATTTGAGCCTTCATATAAAGCAGAAACCTCTTTCCCAGTGAGAATCTCCAGCAACAGAACTCCAAATGCATAAACATCTAGCTTTGGGGACACTAGCCCATTCTCCAAATACTCAGGTGCCATGTAACCTTGGGTCCCAATTATGTGCCTTGTCAAGGCAAACTCTCCTTCTTGTCCATCCGCTGACCTTGCTAGACCAAAATTCGCAATCTTGGCTCTTAAATCACCATCCAGAAGAATATTACTACCGTTTAAATCCTTGTGAACATGAGGAGGGGATGTGTAACTATGCAGATAGTTAAGCCCTGTGGCCACATCAAGAGAAATCTGTACTCTTTGTGTCCAATTAAGTGACCTTTGATCACCATCATCGTGGCATATCCAATCACTTAATGCTCCGTTGGCAGCATATTCATAAACAAGATGCCAGTGGCCATCATGAAAACAAATTCCTGAGAGACTAATAAGATTAAAATGGTTGATCTTGCTCAACAAATTAATTTCCTTGGATACATCACCACTAATTTTCTTTATAGCAGCAAAATCCCCATTGATCTTGCCCCGATAAACAGAACCCTTAATCAAACATGTAGGACTGAAATTTTCTGTGGCTGCTTTAACCTCTTCAAACTTGTAAACCTTAACAGATTGAGCTATACTTGATAAACTTTCCAAGAACTCCTCCGATTCATCTTCAACTTTCTTATTCAACGGTTTCTCAACTGCTTCAAAGCTTTCAGAAACAAACTGTGGATCAGCTTTCTTTTGCCTTTTCCTGAAGAACAAGAAGAAAATAACCACCCCTAGAAGAGACACAGCGACAAGTCCTCCAACAACACCAGCCACAATATATTTCCAAGTTTTCTTCGAGCTGTTATCCGGTACAGGTACACCAGGTGGTGTCAATGTTGTCGAAGGAGGCGGTGGTGGAGAATTTCCTACAACTTGGGAACTCAAAGGTGGATTAAATAAAGGAACTAATAGAGTAGTATTTGCAAGGATAGTAGAATCATCTAGTGATAGTCCATTGGCAGCAAGAGTTGCATTAGTATTCACCCCAAATTTACCACTAATGAGGGAAACAAATTCTCCAGAAGCAATCAAATAAGTAAGCAGATATTTTGTACCATCATCAGTTTGGTTCTTTGTAGGACAAGCACATCGTAGAGGAACGTTAATTCTTGAACCAAGAATCAGATTATTAGCTTGTTGTTTGTTCTCAGCGCTGATAGCATGGCAAGTTGACAATCCTTGGAGGGTATTAATTGCAATGTTTAAGTAAGTATCATCCTTTCTAATAACATAAGATGTATTTGACTGGTAAAACTGACCTGAACAAGAACAAGTAACAGGAACAAGAACCATTTGATTTGCATCAAAGGTAGAATTTTGAGAGACTGAATTGAGCTGAGAGAGTTCTAAAGGGTTAGCACCCAATAGAGAAGAGATTGAGGACACTGAATTGAAAGGCGATTGAGACCTGAAGGTCAAATAAGATTGGCAAGTACGGTTAAGTCCATTGCAAAAGTAGCCAAAAGCAGAATTGGAGGTCTCTTGGCTATTACAGGCATTTGTTCCTGTTCCAAAGTAAGGTTGTTGTGCAAGAATTGAAACAGAGGAAGAAGCAAGAATAACGGTAAACACACAGATGATATGAGAATAATTCATTTTCAGCTCAGAAGTTCAAGAAATTTTCGTTTGTATAAGCATTTAAAAGTTGGAGACAAATGATGAAACACCAACGCGGCAATAATAATGTTTTGATGGATGGGAGGTTGGAGCTTTTAATTGGAAGAAGAAATATTCAACGTGAATGCGTGTAGGAATATTATGTGAGAAAGAGAAGACAAGGTTTGTGGTAAAAGTCAAACAAGAATAATGGATCAACCACgagatatagagcccgtttggattggcttatcagttggcttataagctgttttcagcttttttgagtgtttggctggccagcttaaagtcattttatgcttaaaataagctcaaaaaaataattgaacccatttgacttagtttatctaaagcagcttataagctgaaaacagcttataagccaaaaaaaataagttggactaccccaacttatttttttcagcttataagctgcaaacagctttaagctgtaagccaatccaaacgggctcataatatTTAATCACTAAATCATTTGGTAGGTTGACCCTTCAAAATTAAATATTGTGTCTCCTGCCAGACCCATCGCTATTGGACGGGTACAGGAATATATCTagctacaaaaaaataaaattaggcGTTCCATATGGACATTCCGAAAAACCGGAGAATGATTAAAACCCACTgccttttttcaatttttttttaaaaagaattgaATTCTTCATTCGTGATCTTTATGATCTCTTTATCTTTTTTAATAATTATGATATTTGAGTCAGCTTTAAATCATTTTAAGGTTAAATGCAAAGGATAGTTATTACCTTAGTGATCTCTGTTGGTTATCCAAAAAAAGGTCGACGTTCAAGTCATGTCgcaaagtaaaaaaataaaaggaaaatcaCTTCTAATTATTAAGGGTAGAGaggaatttaaaataaaaaaaggaggaaaaatcCAAGAGTTAAGCAACAATGGAAAGAAATGGAGCAGTTGGTATTGGTAATTTGGTACGAACAGTCGCTAGCTGAATTTCCAAAATCTATGAACTCCAAAAGTCACGCACTCTCTCATCTGTTTTCCTTGTCATATTTGTTTTTGGACCCTCTTAAAAAAAGTAACTAAAAAAGTA
Above is a genomic segment from Lycium barbarum isolate Lr01 chromosome 12, ASM1917538v2, whole genome shotgun sequence containing:
- the LOC132622111 gene encoding lysM domain receptor-like kinase 4 translates to MNYSHIICVFTVILASSSVSILAQQPYFGTGTNACNSQETSNSAFGYFCNGLNRTCQSYLTFRSQSPFNSVSSISSLLGANPLELSQLNSVSQNSTFDANQMVLVPVTCSCSGQFYQSNTSYVIRKDDTYLNIAINTLQGLSTCHAISAENKQQANNLILGSRINVPLRCACPTKNQTDDGTKYLLTYLIASGEFVSLISGKFGVNTNATLAANGLSLDDSTILANTTLLVPLFNPPLSSQVVGNSPPPPPSTTLTPPGVPVPDNSSKKTWKYIVAGVVGGLVAVSLLGVVIFFLFFRKRQKKADPQFVSESFEAVEKPLNKKVEDESEEFLESLSSIAQSVKVYKFEEVKAATENFSPTCLIKGSVYRGKINGDFAAIKKISGDVSKEINLLSKINHFNLISLSGICFHDGHWHLVYEYAANGALSDWICHDDGDQRSLNWTQRVQISLDVATGLNYLHSYTSPPHVHKDLNGSNILLDGDLRAKIANFGLARSADGQEGEFALTRHIIGTQGYMAPEYLENGLVSPKLDVYAFGVLLLEILTGKEVSALYEGSNTHLAEVLIPVLHDEDAKENLGNFIDPSLQGKYPAELAIAMVRLIDNCIRKDPSRRPSTDEIVQSLSRIMTATHSWEMSFSTSGSAHRLP